In one Lolium rigidum isolate FL_2022 chromosome 3, APGP_CSIRO_Lrig_0.1, whole genome shotgun sequence genomic region, the following are encoded:
- the LOC124704004 gene encoding dirigent protein 2-like gives MLGRVIFCVVIAAAILAVVLLATVSPVPHRSAGRGKSSQGHRAITVYIHPAASAGSARRQRRGPAHEDEQVASAMVFRHQMTSGPEITSRSVGAASGFVLPGDRGSAVMSVFDTVHLAFDAPGLFGSLCVEAARSKKASPRRAGDGEEVLRVVGGTGSFAFAHGHAVVRAERRHRLDGGGASSALRLELSVTSAG, from the coding sequence ATGCTGGGCAGGGTCATCTTCTGCGTGGTGATCGCCGCggccatcctcgccgtcgtcctgCTCGCCACCGTCTCCCCTGTCCCTCACCGGTCCGCCGGCCGCGGCAAGTCCTCCCAGGGCCACCGAGCTATCACGGTGTACATACATCCGGCGGCCTCAGCTGGAAGCGCGAGGCGGCAGCGGCGAGGCCCCGCGCATGAAGACGAACAGGTGGCGAGCGCGATGGTGTTCCGCCACCAGATGACGTCGGGGCCCGAGATCACGTCGAGAAGCGTCGGCGCAGCATCGGGGTTCGTGCTCCCGGGCGACCGTGGCTCGGCGGTGATGTCGGTGTTCGACACGGTGCATCTGGCGTTCGACGCGCCGGGGCTGTTCGGCAGCCTCTGCGTCGAGGCTGCCAGGAGCAAGAAGGCCTCGCCGCGGCGCGCGGGGGACGGTGAGGAGGTGCTCCGTGTGGTGGGCGGCACGGGCTCGTTCGCGTTCGCGCACGGGCACGCCGTCGTGCGCGCCGAGCGGAGGCACCggctggacggcggcggcgcctcgtcggCGTTGCGCCTTGAGCTGAGCGTGACGTCCGCGGGGTAA